One window of Nostoc sp. C052 genomic DNA carries:
- the leuD gene encoding 3-isopropylmalate dehydratase small subunit: MVSEVKTVSGRGIPLVGNDIDTDRIIPARYLKAVTFDGLGEGAFIDDRKALKGEHTFDQPQYQGAKILIVNRNFGCGSSREHAPQAIAKWGIQALIGESFAEIFFGNCVAMGIPCLTADAVTVKQLQELVAANPQAAVTVNLETLQVQIDDYTAPVAIGEGTRSTFISGTWDACGQLVANTDQVRATAAKLPYVGWGNLAVS, encoded by the coding sequence ATGGTAAGTGAAGTTAAAACAGTTTCAGGGCGCGGTATACCGTTAGTGGGCAATGATATAGATACCGATCGCATCATTCCCGCGCGATATTTGAAAGCCGTTACCTTTGATGGCTTAGGCGAAGGCGCGTTTATTGATGATCGGAAAGCGCTTAAAGGTGAACATACCTTTGACCAACCCCAATACCAAGGGGCGAAAATTCTAATAGTCAATCGTAACTTTGGCTGTGGTTCATCAAGAGAACACGCACCCCAAGCGATCGCCAAATGGGGAATCCAAGCTTTAATCGGTGAAAGCTTCGCCGAAATCTTTTTTGGTAACTGTGTGGCAATGGGCATACCTTGTCTGACAGCCGATGCTGTTACAGTTAAACAACTGCAAGAGTTAGTCGCTGCCAATCCTCAAGCCGCCGTGACAGTAAATCTCGAAACCTTGCAAGTGCAAATTGATGATTACACCGCCCCAGTTGCGATCGGTGAAGGGACAAGAAGCACATTTATTTCTGGAACTTGGGATGCTTGCGGTCAGTTGGTGGCTAACACTGACCAAGTTCGGGCAACAGCTGCAAAATTACCTTATGTAGGTTGGGGCAATTTAGCCGTAAGTTAG